Proteins from a genomic interval of Helicobacter pylori Shi112:
- the trxA gene encoding thioredoxin: protein MSHYIELTEENFESTIKKGVALVDFWAPWCGPCKMLSPVIDELASEYEDKAKICKVNTDEQEELSAKFGIRSIPTLLFTKDGEVVHQLVGVQTKVALKEQLNKLLG, encoded by the coding sequence ATGAGTCACTATATTGAATTAACTGAAGAAAATTTTGAAAGCACCATTAAAAAAGGGGTTGCGTTAGTGGATTTTTGGGCGCCATGGTGTGGGCCTTGTAAGATGCTATCCCCTGTGATTGATGAATTAGCCAGCGAATATGAAGATAAGGCTAAGATCTGTAAGGTCAATACCGATGAGCAAGAAGAACTGAGCGCGAAATTTGGTATTAGGAGCATTCCTACGCTTTTATTCACAAAAGATGGCGAAGTCGTCCATCAGTTGGTGGGCGTGCAAACTAAAGTTGCTTTAAAAGAGCAATTGAACAAACTTCTAGGCTAG
- a CDS encoding F0F1 ATP synthase subunit A: MEHRVFTIANFFSSNHDFITGFFVVLTAVLMFLISLGASRKMQMVPMGLQNVYESIISAILSVAKDIIGEELARKYFPLAGTIALYVFFSNMIGIIPGFESPTASWSFTLVLALIVFFYYHFEGIRVQGFFKYFAHFAGPVKWLAPFMFPIEIISHFSRIVSLSFRLFGNIKGDDMFLLIMLLLVPWAVPVAPFMVLFFMGILQAFVFMILTYVYLAGAVLTDEGH; this comes from the coding sequence ATGGAACACAGAGTATTTACTATTGCTAATTTTTTTAGCTCCAATCATGATTTTATCACCGGGTTTTTTGTTGTTTTGACGGCGGTTTTGATGTTTTTAATCTCGCTTGGCGCGTCGCGCAAAATGCAGATGGTGCCTATGGGTTTGCAGAATGTGTATGAGAGCATCATTAGCGCGATTTTGAGCGTGGCTAAGGATATTATAGGCGAAGAATTAGCCCGCAAATATTTCCCACTAGCAGGCACGATCGCTTTGTATGTCTTTTTTTCTAACATGATAGGCATCATTCCTGGTTTTGAATCCCCTACGGCCAGTTGGAGCTTTACACTAGTTTTAGCGCTGATTGTGTTTTTTTATTACCATTTTGAAGGCATTAGAGTGCAGGGCTTTTTTAAGTATTTCGCTCATTTTGCAGGTCCTGTGAAATGGCTCGCCCCTTTCATGTTTCCTATTGAGATTATCTCGCATTTTTCTAGGATTGTGTCTTTATCGTTTCGTTTGTTTGGGAATATCAAGGGCGATGACATGTTCTTGCTCATCATGCTTTTATTAGTGCCTTGGGCTGTTCCTGTAGCGCCCTTTATGGTCTTGTTTTTTATGGGGATTTTACAAGCTTTTGTTTTTATGATCCTCACTTATGTGTATTTGGCAGGGGCTGTTTTAACCGATGAGGGGCATTAA
- the uvrC gene encoding excinuclease ABC subunit UvrC produces MADLLSSLKNLSHSSGVYQYFDKNHQLLYIGKAKNLKKRIKSYFSVRNNEITPNYRTSLRIQMMVKQIAFLETILVENEQDALILENSLIKQLKPKYNILLRDDKTYPYIYMDFSTDFPIPLITRKILKQPGVKYFGPFTSGAKDILDSLYELLPLVQKKNCIKDKKACMFYQIERCKAPCENKITKEEYLKIAKECLEMIENKDKLIKELELKMERLSNNLRFEEALIYRDRIAKIQKIAPFTCMDLAKLYDLDIFAFYGKGNKAVLVKMFMRRGKIISSSFEKIHSLNGFDTDEAMKQAIINHYQSHLPLIPEQILLNACSNETLKELQEFISHRYSKKIALSIPKKGDKLALIEIAMKNAQEIFSQEKTSNEDLILEEARSLFKLECMPYRVEIFDTSHHANSQCVGGMVVYENHAFQKNSYRRYHLKGSNEYTQMSELLTRRALDFAKEPPPNLWVIDGGRAQLNIALEILKSSGSFVEVIAISKEKRDSKAYRSKGGAKDIIHTASDTFKLLPSDKRLQWVQKLRDESHRYAINFHRSTKLKNMKQIALLKEKGIGEASVKKLLDYFGSFEAIEKASEQEKNAVLKKRI; encoded by the coding sequence ATGGCTGATTTATTGTCCAGTTTGAAAAACCTTTCTCATAGCAGTGGCGTGTATCAATATTTTGACAAAAACCACCAATTACTCTATATCGGTAAGGCGAAAAATTTAAAAAAGCGCATCAAAAGCTATTTTTCTGTCCGCAATAATGAAATCACGCCCAATTATCGCACCAGCTTACGCATCCAAATGATGGTCAAACAGATCGCTTTTTTAGAAACCATTTTAGTGGAAAACGAGCAAGACGCTTTGATTTTAGAAAATTCTTTAATCAAGCAGCTCAAACCCAAATACAACATTCTTTTAAGAGACGATAAAACTTACCCTTATATTTACATGGATTTTTCCACTGATTTCCCTATCCCTTTAATCACACGAAAAATTTTAAAACAGCCTGGCGTTAAATATTTTGGGCCTTTTACGAGCGGGGCTAAGGATATTTTAGACAGCTTGTATGAATTGCTCCCGTTAGTTCAAAAGAAAAATTGCATCAAAGATAAAAAGGCATGCATGTTTTATCAAATAGAGCGTTGTAAAGCCCCATGCGAGAATAAAATCACCAAAGAAGAGTATTTGAAAATCGCTAAAGAATGTTTAGAAATGATTGAAAATAAAGACAAACTCATCAAAGAGCTTGAATTAAAAATGGAGCGCCTTTCTAATAACTTGCGTTTTGAAGAAGCCCTCATTTATAGGGACAGGATTGCAAAAATCCAAAAAATCGCCCCTTTCACTTGCATGGATTTAGCCAAACTCTACGATTTGGATATTTTTGCTTTTTATGGCAAGGGTAATAAGGCGGTGTTAGTGAAAATGTTTATGCGTAGGGGTAAAATCATTTCTTCATCGTTTGAAAAAATCCACTCTCTCAATGGGTTTGACACTGATGAAGCGATGAAACAAGCCATTATCAATCATTACCAATCGCATTTGCCTTTAATTCCAGAACAAATCTTATTGAACGCTTGTTCTAATGAAACGCTTAAAGAATTGCAAGAATTTATCTCTCACCGATACTCTAAAAAAATCGCTCTTAGTATTCCTAAAAAAGGCGATAAGCTCGCTTTAATAGAAATCGCTATGAAAAACGCTCAAGAGATTTTTAGCCAGGAAAAAACCTCTAATGAAGATCTGATTTTAGAAGAAGCGCGATCGCTCTTTAAATTAGAGTGCATGCCTTATAGGGTGGAAATCTTTGACACAAGCCACCATGCCAACAGCCAATGCGTGGGGGGAATGGTCGTGTATGAAAACCATGCATTTCAAAAAAACTCCTATCGGCGCTACCATTTAAAAGGCTCTAATGAATACACTCAAATGAGCGAATTGCTCACCAGAAGGGCTTTAGACTTTGCCAAAGAGCCGCCGCCTAATTTGTGGGTGATCGATGGAGGGAGGGCGCAATTAAACATCGCTTTAGAAATTTTAAAAAGCAGCGGGAGTTTTGTAGAAGTGATCGCTATTTCTAAAGAAAAAAGGGATTCTAAAGCTTATCGCTCTAAAGGGGGCGCTAAAGACATTATCCACACCGCTAGCGATACTTTTAAATTGCTCCCTAGCGACAAGCGCTTGCAGTGGGTGCAAAAATTGCGCGATGAAAGCCACCGGTATGCGATAAACTTCCATAGATCCACTAAACTTAAAAACATGAAACAAATCGCTCTTTTAAAAGAAAAGGGTATAGGAGAAGCCAGCGTGAAAAAATTGTTGGATTATTTTGGGAGTTTTGAAGCGATAGAAAAAGCGAGCGAGCAGGAAAAAAACGCTGTTTTAAAAAAACGAATCTAA
- a CDS encoding glycosyltransferase family 25 protein, producing the protein MRVFIISLNQKVCDQFGLVFRDTTTLLHNINATHHKAQIFDAIYSKTFEGELHPLVKKHLHPYFITQNIKDMGITTNLISRVSKFYYALKYYAKFMSLGELGCYASHYSLWEKCIELNEPVCILEDDITLKENFKEGLDFLEKHIQELGYARLMHLLYDASVRSEPLNHKNHEIQERVGIIKAYSHGVGTQGYVITPKIAKVFKKCSRKWVVPVDTIMDATFIHGVKNLVLQPFVIADDEQISTIARKEEPYSPKIALMRKLHFKYLKYWQFV; encoded by the coding sequence TTGCGTGTTTTTATTATTTCTTTAAATCAAAAAGTGTGCGATCAATTTGGTTTAGTTTTTAGAGACACCACAACTTTACTCCATAATATCAATGCCACCCACCACAAGGCACAAATTTTTGATGCGATTTATTCTAAAACTTTTGAAGGCGAGTTGCACCCCTTAGTTAAAAAGCATTTACACCCTTATTTCATCACGCAAAACATCAAAGACATGGGGATTACAACCAACCTAATCAGTAGGGTTTCTAAGTTTTATTACGCTTTAAAATACTATGCGAAGTTTATGAGCTTGGGGGAGCTTGGGTGCTATGCGAGCCATTATTCCTTGTGGGAAAAATGCATAGAGTTAAATGAGCCCGTTTGTATTTTAGAAGACGATATAACCTTGAAAGAGAATTTTAAAGAGGGATTGGATTTTTTAGAAAAACACATCCAAGAACTAGGCTATGCGCGTTTGATGCATTTGTTGTATGATGCCAGTGTAAGAAGTGAGCCATTGAACCACAAAAACCACGAGATACAAGAGCGTGTGGGCATCATTAAAGCTTATAGTCATGGGGTGGGGACGCAAGGCTATGTGATCACGCCCAAGATTGCCAAAGTTTTTAAAAAATGCAGCCGAAAATGGGTTGTTCCTGTGGATACGATAATGGACGCTACTTTTATCCATGGCGTGAAAAATTTGGTGTTACAACCTTTTGTGATCGCTGATGATGAGCAAATCTCTACGATAGCGCGAAAAGAAGAACCCTATAGCCCTAAAATCGCCTTAATGAGAAAACTCCATTTTAAATATTTGAAATATTGGCAGTTTGTATAG
- a CDS encoding RNA-binding protein has product MKNIYVGNLVYSATSEQVKELFSQFGKVFNVKLIYDRETKKPKGFGFVEMQEEGVSEAIAKLDNTDFMGRTIRVTEANPKKF; this is encoded by the coding sequence TTGAAAAACATTTATGTAGGGAATTTGGTTTATAGTGCTACCAGCGAGCAAGTTAAGGAGCTTTTCAGTCAATTTGGCAAAGTTTTTAATGTCAAGCTGATTTATGATAGAGAAACGAAGAAACCTAAAGGTTTTGGCTTTGTAGAAATGCAAGAAGAGGGCGTTAGTGAAGCGATTGCTAAATTAGACAATACGGATTTTATGGGCAGAACGATTAGGGTAACTGAAGCTAATCCTAAAAAGTTTTAG
- a CDS encoding homoserine dehydrogenase, whose product MKKRLNIGLVGLGCVGSAVAKILQENQEIIKDRAGVEIMIKKAVVRDVKKRKGYPFEISNDLESLIEDEEIDIVVELMGGVEAPYLLAKKTLAKQKAFVTANKAMLAYHRYELEQIAKNTPIGFEASVCGGIPIIKALKDGLSANHILSFKGILNGTSNYILSQMFKNQASFKDALKDAQHLGYAELNPEFDIKGIDAAHKLLILASLAYGIDAKLEEILIEGIEKIEPDDMEFAKEFGYSIKLLGIAKKHQDCIELRVHPSMIKNECMLSKVDGVMNAISVIGDKVGETLYYGAGAGGEPTASAVISDIIEIARKKSSLMLGFETPQKLPLKPKEEIQCAYYARLLVSDEKGVFSQISAILAQNDISLNNVLQKEIPHSNKAKILFSTHTTNEKSMLNALKELENLKSVLDTPKMIRLEH is encoded by the coding sequence ATGAAAAAAAGATTGAATATAGGGCTTGTGGGTTTAGGGTGTGTGGGGAGCGCGGTCGCTAAAATCTTACAAGAAAATCAAGAAATCATTAAAGACAGAGCCGGCGTGGAAATCATGATTAAAAAAGCGGTGGTGCGAGATGTGAAAAAGCGCAAAGGCTACCCTTTTGAGATCAGTAATGATTTAGAAAGCCTGATAGAAGATGAAGAGATTGATATTGTCGTGGAGCTTATGGGTGGGGTGGAAGCGCCTTATCTTTTAGCTAAAAAAACTTTAGCCAAACAAAAAGCCTTCGTTACAGCCAATAAAGCCATGTTAGCGTATCACCGCTATGAATTAGAACAAATCGCTAAAAACACCCCCATAGGCTTTGAAGCGAGCGTGTGTGGGGGTATCCCTATTATCAAGGCTTTAAAAGACGGCTTGAGCGCTAATCACATCCTTTCTTTTAAAGGGATTTTAAACGGCACCAGCAATTACATTTTAAGCCAAATGTTTAAAAATCAAGCGAGCTTTAAGGACGCTTTGAAAGACGCCCAACATTTAGGCTATGCGGAATTAAACCCTGAATTTGACATTAAAGGCATTGATGCGGCGCACAAATTATTGATTTTAGCGTCTTTAGCCTATGGCATTGATGCGAAATTAGAAGAAATTTTAATTGAAGGCATTGAAAAAATAGAGCCAGACGACATGGAGTTTGCTAAAGAATTTGGTTATAGCATTAAACTTTTAGGCATCGCTAAAAAACACCAAGATTGCATTGAATTAAGGGTGCATCCAAGCATGATTAAAAATGAATGCATGCTCTCTAAAGTGGATGGGGTGATGAACGCTATAAGCGTTATAGGGGATAAGGTGGGCGAGACTTTGTATTATGGGGCTGGGGCTGGGGGAGAGCCTACCGCAAGTGCGGTCATTAGCGATATTATAGAAATCGCAAGGAAAAAAAGCTCTCTAATGCTAGGCTTTGAAACCCCTCAAAAACTCCCCCTAAAACCCAAAGAAGAGATCCAATGCGCTTATTATGCGCGTTTGTTGGTGAGCGATGAAAAAGGGGTTTTTTCTCAAATTAGCGCGATTTTAGCCCAAAATGATATTTCGCTCAACAATGTTTTACAAAAAGAAATCCCGCATTCCAACAAGGCTAAAATCTTATTTTCCACGCACACCACCAACGAAAAATCTATGTTAAACGCCCTTAAAGAGCTTGAAAATCTAAAAAGCGTGCTAGACACCCCTAAAATGATCCGTTTGGAACATTGA
- the trxB gene encoding thioredoxin-disulfide reductase, translating to MIDCAIIGGGPAGLSAGLYATRGGVKNAVLFEKGMPGGQITGSSEIENYPGVKEVVSGLDFMQPWQEQCFRFGLKHEMSAIQRVSKKDSHFVILAEDGKTFEANSVIIATGGSPKRTGIKGESEYWGKGVSTCATCDGFFYKNKEVAVLGGGDTAVEEAIYLANICKKVYLIHRRDGFRCAPITLEHAKNNDKIEFLTPYVVEEIKGDASGVSSLSIKNTATNETRELIVPGFFIFVGYDVNNAVLKQEDGSMLCKCDEYGSIVVDFSMKTNVQGLFAAGDIRIFAPKQVVCAASDGATAALSVISYLEHH from the coding sequence ATGATAGATTGCGCAATTATTGGAGGTGGTCCTGCCGGTTTGAGTGCGGGGCTTTATGCCACTAGAGGCGGTGTTAAAAACGCCGTTTTATTTGAAAAAGGAATGCCTGGGGGGCAAATCACTGGCAGTAGCGAGATTGAAAATTATCCGGGCGTTAAGGAAGTGGTGAGCGGGTTGGATTTCATGCAACCATGGCAGGAGCAGTGCTTCCGCTTTGGCTTAAAGCATGAGATGAGCGCTATTCAAAGGGTTTCTAAAAAAGACTCTCATTTTGTTATTTTGGCAGAAGATGGCAAGACTTTTGAAGCTAATAGCGTGATTATCGCTACCGGTGGTAGCCCTAAACGCACAGGCATCAAGGGCGAGTCAGAATATTGGGGTAAAGGCGTTAGCACTTGTGCAACATGCGATGGCTTCTTTTACAAAAATAAAGAAGTAGCGGTGCTTGGTGGAGGCGATACCGCCGTAGAAGAGGCGATTTATCTGGCCAACATCTGCAAAAAAGTCTATCTCATCCACAGAAGAGATGGTTTTAGGTGTGCGCCTATCACTTTAGAACATGCCAAAAACAATGATAAGATTGAGTTTTTAACCCCTTATGTGGTAGAAGAAATCAAGGGCGATGCTTCTGGCGTGTCTTCTTTAAGCATTAAAAACACAGCCACTAATGAAACAAGAGAATTAATCGTGCCGGGGTTTTTTATTTTTGTAGGTTATGATGTGAATAACGCCGTGTTGAAACAAGAAGACGGCTCCATGCTATGCAAATGCGATGAATACGGCTCTATTGTCGTGGATTTTTCCATGAAAACGAATGTTCAAGGCTTGTTTGCAGCAGGAGATATTCGCATTTTTGCCCCTAAGCAAGTGGTTTGTGCTGCAAGCGATGGCGCTACGGCAGCCTTAAGCGTGATTTCTTATTTAGAACACCATTAA
- a CDS encoding YraN family protein, with translation MRFLNNKHRAKGLKAEEEACEFLKTLGFEMVERNFFSKFGEIDIIALKKGVLHFIEVKSGENFDPIYAITPSKLKKMIKTIRCYLSQKDPNSDFCIDALIVKNGNFELLENITF, from the coding sequence ATGCGCTTTTTGAATAACAAACACAGGGCAAAGGGCTTGAAGGCTGAAGAAGAGGCCTGCGAATTTTTAAAAACGCTGGGTTTTGAAATGGTGGAGAGGAACTTTTTTTCAAAATTTGGCGAAATTGATATTATCGCTTTGAAAAAAGGGGTTTTGCATTTCATTGAAGTCAAAAGCGGGGAAAATTTTGATCCCATTTATGCGATCACGCCAAGCAAATTAAAAAAGATGATTAAAACGATCCGCTGTTATTTGTCCCAAAAAGATCCCAATAGCGATTTTTGCATTGACGCTCTTATTGTGAAAAATGGTAATTTTGAGCTTTTAGAAAATATCACTTTTTAG